From one Coffea eugenioides isolate CCC68of chromosome 11, Ceug_1.0, whole genome shotgun sequence genomic stretch:
- the LOC113753984 gene encoding uridine kinase-like protein 5 isoform X3, whose translation MIISQLHDQRVVLVHQDSFYHSLSDEQLQKVQDYNFDHPDAFDTGLMLSCLEALKLGQAVSIPNYDFKSHKSIEPARMVNPSDVIILEGILIFHDPRLRDLMNMKIFVDTDSDVRLARRIQRDTVERGRNIQNVLDQYAKFVKRSFEEFILPTMKYADVIIPRGADNEVAIDLIVQHIRTKLSQHDLCKIYPNVFVIYSTFQTRGMHTLIRDAKTNKHDFVFYADRLIRLVVEHGLGHLPFTEKQILTPTGSVYTGVVFCKSLCGVSVIRSGESMENALRACCKGIKIGKILIHREGNTGRQLIYEKLPSDIASRHVLLLDPVLASGYSAVKAISVLLSKGVPESNIIFLNLIAVRAPEGIHAVCKSFPRLKIVTSEIDATLNEDLRVMPGLGEFGDRYFGTGAG comes from the exons ATGATTATTTCGCAGCTTCATGATCAACGGGTTGTTCTTGTCCATCAA GATTCATTCTACCATTCCTTGAGCGATGAGCAACTACAAAAAGTTCAGGACTACAATTTTGACCATCCCG ACGCCTTCGATACGGGGCTTATGCTTTCTTGCTTGGAGGCATTAAAGCTTGGGCAAGCAGTCAGCATACCCAATTATGACTTCAAAAGCCACAAGAGCATTGAACCAGCACGGATG GTCAATCCCTCAGATGTAATCATCTTGGAAGGGATTCTAATCTTTCACGATCCTCGTCTACGCGACCTTATGAACATGAAGATATTTGTTGATACAG ATTCTGACGTAAGGCTTGCCAGGAGGATACAGAGAGATACCGTTGAGAGGGGCAGAAACATTCAGAATGTGCTTGACCAA TATGCCAAGTTTGTGAAGCGCAGTTTTGAAGAATTTATACTTCCAACGATGAAATATGCTGATGTTATAATCCCTCGAGGAGCGGACAACGAAGTTGCGATTGATCTGATAGTTCAGCACATACGTACAAAACTCAGCCAGCATGACCTCTGTAAAATATATCCAAATGTGTTTGTCATCTATTCTACGTTTCAG ACACGAGGGATGCACACATTAATACGTGATGCCAAAACAAATAAGCATGACTTTGTTTTCTATGCTGATCGACTTATTCGCTTG GTTGTGGAGCATGGTTTAGGTCATCTTCCTTTTACCGAAAAGCAGATACTAACTCCAACAG GATCCGTGTACACCGGAGTTGTTTTCTGTAAAAGTTTGTGTGGTGTTTCGGTCATTAGAAG CGGGGAAAGCATGGAGAATGCTCTAAGAGCATGTTGCAAGGGAATTAAAATCGGCAAAATCCTTATCCACAGAGAGGGTAATACTGGTCGACAG TTGATCTACGAGAAGTTACCGTCAGACATTGCGAGCCGCCATGTGCTGTTGCTTGATCCCGTACTCGCTTCAGGGTATTCTGCAGTCAAAGCTATTTCTGTGCTGCTCAGCAAGGGTGTACCAGAATCCaacattattttcctcaacctTATTGCGGTGAGA GCTCCTGAGGGAATACATGCTGTTTGTAAAAGTTTCCCTAGGCTAAAGATTGTGACCTCAGAGATTGACGCCACGCTAAACGAAGATCTAAGGGTGATGCCGGGCCTGGGCGAGTTTGGAGACCGATACTTTGGCACCGGTGCAGGATGA
- the LOC113753984 gene encoding uridine kinase-like protein 5 isoform X2, translating to MIISQLHDQRVVLVHQDSFYHSLSDEQLQKVQDYNFDHPDAFDTGLMLSCLEALKLGQAVSIPNYDFKSHKSIEPARMVNPSDVIILEGILIFHDPRLRDLMNMKIFVDTDSDVRLARRIQRDTVERGRNIQNVLDQYAKFVKRSFEEFILPTMKYADVIIPRGADNEVAIDLIVQHIRTKLSQHDLCKIYPNVFVIYSTFQTRGMHTLIRDAKTNKHDFVFYADRLIRLVVEHGLGHLPFTEKQILTPTGSVYTGVVFCKSLCGVSVIRSGESMENALRACCKGIKIGKILIHREGNTGRQVCGNDFVICDEFWFWLQLIYEKLPSDIASRHVLLLDPVLASGYSAVKAISVLLSKGVPESNIIFLNLIAAPEGIHAVCKSFPRLKIVTSEIDATLNEDLRVMPGLGEFGDRYFGTGAG from the exons ATGATTATTTCGCAGCTTCATGATCAACGGGTTGTTCTTGTCCATCAA GATTCATTCTACCATTCCTTGAGCGATGAGCAACTACAAAAAGTTCAGGACTACAATTTTGACCATCCCG ACGCCTTCGATACGGGGCTTATGCTTTCTTGCTTGGAGGCATTAAAGCTTGGGCAAGCAGTCAGCATACCCAATTATGACTTCAAAAGCCACAAGAGCATTGAACCAGCACGGATG GTCAATCCCTCAGATGTAATCATCTTGGAAGGGATTCTAATCTTTCACGATCCTCGTCTACGCGACCTTATGAACATGAAGATATTTGTTGATACAG ATTCTGACGTAAGGCTTGCCAGGAGGATACAGAGAGATACCGTTGAGAGGGGCAGAAACATTCAGAATGTGCTTGACCAA TATGCCAAGTTTGTGAAGCGCAGTTTTGAAGAATTTATACTTCCAACGATGAAATATGCTGATGTTATAATCCCTCGAGGAGCGGACAACGAAGTTGCGATTGATCTGATAGTTCAGCACATACGTACAAAACTCAGCCAGCATGACCTCTGTAAAATATATCCAAATGTGTTTGTCATCTATTCTACGTTTCAG ACACGAGGGATGCACACATTAATACGTGATGCCAAAACAAATAAGCATGACTTTGTTTTCTATGCTGATCGACTTATTCGCTTG GTTGTGGAGCATGGTTTAGGTCATCTTCCTTTTACCGAAAAGCAGATACTAACTCCAACAG GATCCGTGTACACCGGAGTTGTTTTCTGTAAAAGTTTGTGTGGTGTTTCGGTCATTAGAAG CGGGGAAAGCATGGAGAATGCTCTAAGAGCATGTTGCAAGGGAATTAAAATCGGCAAAATCCTTATCCACAGAGAGGGTAATACTGGTCGACAGGTTTGTGGAAAT GATTTTGTCATTTGCGATGAGTTCTGGTTTTGGCTGCAGTTGATCTACGAGAAGTTACCGTCAGACATTGCGAGCCGCCATGTGCTGTTGCTTGATCCCGTACTCGCTTCAGGGTATTCTGCAGTCAAAGCTATTTCTGTGCTGCTCAGCAAGGGTGTACCAGAATCCaacattattttcctcaacctTATTGCG GCTCCTGAGGGAATACATGCTGTTTGTAAAAGTTTCCCTAGGCTAAAGATTGTGACCTCAGAGATTGACGCCACGCTAAACGAAGATCTAAGGGTGATGCCGGGCCTGGGCGAGTTTGGAGACCGATACTTTGGCACCGGTGCAGGATGA
- the LOC113753133 gene encoding surfeit locus protein 2-like translates to MGKKGGEVGKVEGTKESSKEGENLLGPPSFKELENGRFKCVETGHELPAHARDSYAQTKHCRLGLIDAALSSNKPPLNMFRHDPLSRSKLICKLTGFTINKSEEHIWKHINGKRFLNMLEKVELGHSITNGAMEKQDDSQKAEKKSKVKDDGLKKKEENRDKTVVEVISEARNVSEKDSESEEEEDFWMPPLGERWDNDDGGDRWASDPESGPENDDADGEGTEDDKQEAVELTKRTKRMSLEIGPNSFASRKKKKKIGDA, encoded by the exons AGGAGGAGAGGTAGGCAAAGTAGAAGGAACGAAGGAATCAAGCAAAGAAGGGGAAAATCTTCTGGGGCCACCGAGCTTCAAGGAGCTGGAGAATGGGCGGTTCAAGTGCGTGGAGACCGGTCACGAGCTGCCGGCCCATGCCAGAGACTCCTATGCTCAGACCAAGCACTGCCGCTTGGGCCTCATCGACGCCGCTCTCTCCAGTAACAAACCCCCTCTCAATATGTTCCGTCACGATCCTCTGTCCCG TTCGAAGCTAATCTGCAAGCTAACGGGCTTTACTATCAACAAATCAGAAGAGCATATATGGAAGCATATTAACGGCAAACGTTTCCTCAACATGCTAG AAAAAGTGGAATTAGGACACAGCATAACAAATGGAGCGATGGAGAAACAGGATGACAGTCAAAAGGCAGAGAAGAAATCAAAGGTTAAGGATGATGGTTTGAAGAAAAAGGAGGAGAATCGGGATAAGACTGTTGTTGAAGTTATCTCTGAAGCAAGAAATGTTTCCGAGAAGGACAGTGAGtcagaggaagaagaagatttCTGGATGCCACCACTGGGAGAACGTTGGGACAATGATGATGGAGGTGATAGGTGGGCCTCTGATCCAGAGTCGGGGCCAGAAAATGATGATGCTGATGGAGAAG GAACCGAAGATGATAAACAGGAAGCAGTGGAGCTTACTAAACG GACAAAGAGAATGTCCTTGGAAATAGGACCAAATAGCTTTGCCtcgagaaagaagaagaagaagatcgGAGATGCATGA
- the LOC113751643 gene encoding probable methyltransferase PMT9, which produces MRQKNEVINTSKLFKFLLIGLTVFLGLVCLYNGSSFAPRLPRADDPLEDGADPVTGRFLPKRYYSDELPEDQERNPEVPRSIPVCDLNHSELIPCLDRNLIYQLKLKPNLTLMEHYERHCPPPHRRYNCLIPPPIGYKIPIKWPASRDQVWKANIPHTHLAQEKSDQNWMVVDGEKIRFPGGGTHFHYGADKYIAAIAGMLKFPDEKLNNGGNIRNVLDVGCGVASFGAYLLPLDIIAMSLAPNDVHENQIQFALERGIPSTLGVLGTKRLPYPSRSFELAHCSRCRIDWLQRDGILLLELDRLLRPGGYFVYSSPEAYAHDADNRRIWNAMYDLLRRMCWRVVSRRDQTVIWAKPFSNSCYRKREPGTNPPLCSSDEDPDSTWNALMKACITPYSARMHKEKGSGLKPWPQRLTAAPLRLEDIGVSPQEFLKDTSIWHDRVVDYWKQMRSLMQRNSFRNVMDMNSNLGGFAAALRDKDLWVMNVAPVNASSKLKIVYDRGLIGTVHDWCESFSTYPRTYDLLHAWALFSEIEERGCSTEDLLIEMDRILRPEGIVIIRDKLSVINYARKFLTALKWDGWISEVEPRADALSLNEERVLIAKKRLWQVELTML; this is translated from the exons ATGAGGCAAAAGAACGAGGTTATTAACACATCCAAGTTGTTTAAGTTTCTGTTAATCGGGCTAACTGTGTTTTTGGGATTGGTTTGTCTGTACAATGGTTCGTCCTTCGCTCCACGTCTGCCCAGAGCCGACGACCCCCTAGAGGACGGCGCCGATCCAGTAACGGGCCGCTTTCTGCCGAAGCGATACTACTCGGACGAGTTGCCGGAAGACCAAGAGCGTAACCCTGAAGTTCCCAGAAGCATTCCT GTTTGTGATTTGAATCATTCGGAACTGATCCCATGCTTGGATAGAAACTTGATATATCAACTCAAATTGAAGCCTAATTTGACTTTAATGGAGCATTATGAACGCCATTGTCCGCCTCCTCACCGGCGGTACAATTGCCTCATTCCACCTCCAATTGGCTACAAG ATCCCAATCAAGTGGCCTGCAAGTAGAGATCAAGTATGGAAAGCCAACATACCTCATACGCATCTCGCTCAAGAAAAATCGGACCAAAACTGGATGGTGGTTGATGGGGAAAAGATCAGGTTTCCTGGTGGAGGAACCCATTTCCATTATGGTGCAGACAAGTACATTGCAGCAATTGCTGGG ATGCTTAAGTTTCCTGATGAAAAGCTGAACAATGGTGGGAATATCCGTAATGTCCTTGATGTGGGTTGTGGGGTTGCAAGTTTTGGGGCATACCTTCTTCCTCTTGATATCATCGCTATGTCACTGGCGCCCAATGATGTGCATGAgaatcaaatccaatttgcatTGGAGAGGGGAATCCCCTCCACTCTTGGTGTTTTGGGAACTAAGAGACTACCTTATCCAAGTAGATCATTTGAACTGGCTCATTGTTCCCGTTGTAGGATTGATTGGCTTCAGAGAGATGGAATCCTCTTGTTAGAATTAGACAGGTTGCTCAGACCAGGAGGTTATTTCGTGTACTCATCACCTGAAGCTTATGCTCATGatgcggataatcgaagaaTTTGGAATGCCATGTATGATCTTTTGAGAAGAATGTGCTGGagagttgtttcaagaagagaTCAAACTGTTATATGGGCTAAGCCTTTTAGTAACAGTTGTTATAGAAAGAGAGAACCTGGGACTAACCCCCCCTTGTGCAGCTCTGACGAGGATCCAGATTCCACTTGGAATGCGCTCATGAAGGCTTGCATCACTCCATACTCTGCCA GGATGCACAAGGAAAAAGGAAGTGGACTAAAACCTTGGCCACAAAGGCTTACTGCAGCTCCCCTTCGCCTGGAAGACATTGGTGTCAGTCCTCAGGAGTTTCTGAAAGATACT AGCATATGGCATGACAGGGTTGTTGACTATTGGAAGCAGATGAGATCGCTTATGCAGAGGAACTCATTTAGAAATGTCATGGACATGAATTCAAACCTTGGTGGGTTTGCTGCTGCTCTCAGAGATAAGGATCTCTGGGTGATGAATGTTGCTCCAGTAAATGCTTCTTCTAAGCTTAAGATCGTATAtgatagaggcctaattggcacCGTTCACGACTG GTGTGAATCGTTTTCAACCTACCCTCGCACTTATGATTTACTTCATGCCTGGGCCTTGTTCTCGGAGATTGAGGAGCGTGGATGTAGTACAGAAGATCTTCTGATTGAAATGGACAGAATCCTACGGCCAGAAGGAATTGTCATCATAAGAGACAAACTTTCAGTTATAAACTATGCAAGAAAATTCTTGACTGCCTTAAAGTGGGATGGTTGGATATCAGAAGTGGAACCTAGGGCTGATGCTCTCTCGCTAAATGAAGAAAGAGTTTTAATTGCAAAAAAGAGATTATGGCAGGTGGAGCTCACAATGTTATGA
- the LOC113753984 gene encoding uridine kinase-like protein 5 isoform X1: MIISQLHDQRVVLVHQDSFYHSLSDEQLQKVQDYNFDHPDAFDTGLMLSCLEALKLGQAVSIPNYDFKSHKSIEPARMVNPSDVIILEGILIFHDPRLRDLMNMKIFVDTDSDVRLARRIQRDTVERGRNIQNVLDQYAKFVKRSFEEFILPTMKYADVIIPRGADNEVAIDLIVQHIRTKLSQHDLCKIYPNVFVIYSTFQTRGMHTLIRDAKTNKHDFVFYADRLIRLVVEHGLGHLPFTEKQILTPTGSVYTGVVFCKSLCGVSVIRSGESMENALRACCKGIKIGKILIHREGNTGRQLIYEKLPSDIASRHVLLLDPVLASGYSAVKAISVLLSKGVPESNIIFLNLIAAPEGIHAVCKSFPRLKIVTSEIDATLNEDLRVMPGLGEFGDRYFGTGAG, from the exons ATGATTATTTCGCAGCTTCATGATCAACGGGTTGTTCTTGTCCATCAA GATTCATTCTACCATTCCTTGAGCGATGAGCAACTACAAAAAGTTCAGGACTACAATTTTGACCATCCCG ACGCCTTCGATACGGGGCTTATGCTTTCTTGCTTGGAGGCATTAAAGCTTGGGCAAGCAGTCAGCATACCCAATTATGACTTCAAAAGCCACAAGAGCATTGAACCAGCACGGATG GTCAATCCCTCAGATGTAATCATCTTGGAAGGGATTCTAATCTTTCACGATCCTCGTCTACGCGACCTTATGAACATGAAGATATTTGTTGATACAG ATTCTGACGTAAGGCTTGCCAGGAGGATACAGAGAGATACCGTTGAGAGGGGCAGAAACATTCAGAATGTGCTTGACCAA TATGCCAAGTTTGTGAAGCGCAGTTTTGAAGAATTTATACTTCCAACGATGAAATATGCTGATGTTATAATCCCTCGAGGAGCGGACAACGAAGTTGCGATTGATCTGATAGTTCAGCACATACGTACAAAACTCAGCCAGCATGACCTCTGTAAAATATATCCAAATGTGTTTGTCATCTATTCTACGTTTCAG ACACGAGGGATGCACACATTAATACGTGATGCCAAAACAAATAAGCATGACTTTGTTTTCTATGCTGATCGACTTATTCGCTTG GTTGTGGAGCATGGTTTAGGTCATCTTCCTTTTACCGAAAAGCAGATACTAACTCCAACAG GATCCGTGTACACCGGAGTTGTTTTCTGTAAAAGTTTGTGTGGTGTTTCGGTCATTAGAAG CGGGGAAAGCATGGAGAATGCTCTAAGAGCATGTTGCAAGGGAATTAAAATCGGCAAAATCCTTATCCACAGAGAGGGTAATACTGGTCGACAG TTGATCTACGAGAAGTTACCGTCAGACATTGCGAGCCGCCATGTGCTGTTGCTTGATCCCGTACTCGCTTCAGGGTATTCTGCAGTCAAAGCTATTTCTGTGCTGCTCAGCAAGGGTGTACCAGAATCCaacattattttcctcaacctTATTGCG GCTCCTGAGGGAATACATGCTGTTTGTAAAAGTTTCCCTAGGCTAAAGATTGTGACCTCAGAGATTGACGCCACGCTAAACGAAGATCTAAGGGTGATGCCGGGCCTGGGCGAGTTTGGAGACCGATACTTTGGCACCGGTGCAGGATGA
- the LOC113754141 gene encoding E3 ubiquitin-protein ligase RGLG2 — protein sequence MGASNSRDNNLRQSSSSSSWDQYNQYPPSVGYSQDSYPQSYQQDSYSYPSRPTVPAYGPPPPQQQQQHHYQGTSSQSYGYGGQAPAAERKLDRRYSRIADNYNSLEEVTEALARAGLESSNLIVGIDFTKSNEWTGRRSFHGRSLHHIGNTLNPYEQAISIIGKTLAAFDEDNQIPCYGFGDASTHDQDVFSFYPDDGVCNGFEEVLSCYREIVPQLKLAGPTSFAPVIEMATTIVEQSGGQYHVLLIIADGQVTRSVDTGRGQLSPQEKKTVEAIVQASKFPLSIILVGVGDGPWDMMKEFDDNIPARDFDNFQFVNFTEIMAKNVPQSRKETEFALSALMEIPAQYKATMELGLLGGRKGYSPGRVSLPPPMYGAASFSDKKPLRATSFQKSTSSYYDHSSSFDAAPSAPSSTYESQLCPICLSNSKDMAFGCGHQTCCDCGQDLHVCPICRSPIQTRIKLY from the exons ATGGGGGCAAGTAATTCGAGGGACAACAATTTGAGGCAATCTTCATCATCGTCATCGTGGGATCAATACAACCAGTACCCTCCCTCGGTGGGTTATTCACAAGATAGTTACCCGCAATCATATCAGCAAGATAGTTATAGTTACCCCTCTCGGCCTACTGTTCCGGCATATGGACCACCACCAccgcagcagcagcagcaacaccATTACCAGGGTACCTCTTCCCAGAGTTATGGCTACGGGGGTCAGGCGCCTGCTGCGGAGAGGAAGCTTGACAGGAGGTATTCAAGGATTGCTGACAATTATAATTCATTGGAAGAG GTGACTGAAGCTCTTGCCCGTGCTGGCCTTGAATCTTCAAATCTCATTGTCGGTATTGACTTCACCAAGAGTAATGAATGGACAG GTAGGAGGTCATTTCATGGGCGAAGCTTACATCACATTGGAAATACTCTGAATCCCTACGAACAAGCAATATCTATTATTGGTAAAACATTGGCAGCTTTTGATGAGGATAACCAGATCCCCTGTTATGGATTTGGAGATg CATCGACACATGATCAAGATGTATTCAGCTTCTATCCTGATGATGGAGTGTGTAATGGATTTGAGGAAGTATTGAGTTGCTACAGAGAGATAGTTCCTCAGCTGAAACTTGCAG GACCGACATCATTTGCTCCTGTTATTGAAATGGCCACAACTATTGTTGAGCAAAGTGGAGGACAATATCATGTCCTGTTGATTATTGCAGATGGGCAG GTGACTAGAAGCGTTGACACTGGGCGTGGTCAATTGAGTCCCCAGGAAAAGAAAACTGTTGAAGCAATTGTGCAAGCCAG CAAGTTTCCCTTGTCCATAATATTAGTTGGGGTTGGAGATGGACCCTGGGACATGATGAAGGAATTTGATGACAACATTCCTGCTCGAGACTTTGATAATTTTCAG TTTGTCAATTTTACGGAAATCATGGCAAAAAATGTACCTCAATCTCGAAAAGAGACAGAATTTGCGCTTTCAGCTTTGATGGAGATCCCTGCTCAATATAAAGCAACAATGGAGCTTGGTTTATTAGG TGGGAGGAAAGGCTATTCTCCTGGAAGGGTTTCGCTGCCACCTCCTATGTACGGCGCAGCTTCATTCAGTGACAAGAAACCTTTACGGGCAACTAGTTTCCAGAAGAGCACAAGTTCTTATTATGACCACAGCAGCTCCTTTGACGCGGCTCCATCTGCTCCAAGCTCTACTTACGAGAGCCAG CTTTGTCCTATTTGCCTTAGTAACTCGAAGGACATGGCCTTTGGTTGTGGTCATCAG ACGTGTTGCGATTGCGGACAAGATCTTCACGTATGCCCAATCTGTCGTAGTCCAATTCAGACCAGAATAAAGCTCTACTAA
- the LOC113753984 gene encoding uridine kinase-like protein 5 isoform X4, with protein sequence MIISQLHDQRVVLVHQDSFYHSLSDEQLQKVQDYNFDHPDAFDTGLMLSCLEALKLGQAVSIPNYDFKSHKSIEPARMVNPSDVIILEGILIFHDPRLRDLMNMKIFVDTDSDVRLARRIQRDTVERGRNIQNVLDQYAKFVKRSFEEFILPTMKYADVIIPRGADNEVAIDLIVQHIRTKLSQHDLCKIYPNVFVIYSTFQTRGMHTLIRDAKTNKHDFVFYADRLIRLVVEHGLGHLPFTEKQILTPTGSVYTGVVFCKSLCGVSVIRSGESMENALRACCKGIKIGKILIHREGNTGRQLPSDIASRHVLLLDPVLASGYSAVKAISVLLSKGVPESNIIFLNLIAAPEGIHAVCKSFPRLKIVTSEIDATLNEDLRVMPGLGEFGDRYFGTGAG encoded by the exons ATGATTATTTCGCAGCTTCATGATCAACGGGTTGTTCTTGTCCATCAA GATTCATTCTACCATTCCTTGAGCGATGAGCAACTACAAAAAGTTCAGGACTACAATTTTGACCATCCCG ACGCCTTCGATACGGGGCTTATGCTTTCTTGCTTGGAGGCATTAAAGCTTGGGCAAGCAGTCAGCATACCCAATTATGACTTCAAAAGCCACAAGAGCATTGAACCAGCACGGATG GTCAATCCCTCAGATGTAATCATCTTGGAAGGGATTCTAATCTTTCACGATCCTCGTCTACGCGACCTTATGAACATGAAGATATTTGTTGATACAG ATTCTGACGTAAGGCTTGCCAGGAGGATACAGAGAGATACCGTTGAGAGGGGCAGAAACATTCAGAATGTGCTTGACCAA TATGCCAAGTTTGTGAAGCGCAGTTTTGAAGAATTTATACTTCCAACGATGAAATATGCTGATGTTATAATCCCTCGAGGAGCGGACAACGAAGTTGCGATTGATCTGATAGTTCAGCACATACGTACAAAACTCAGCCAGCATGACCTCTGTAAAATATATCCAAATGTGTTTGTCATCTATTCTACGTTTCAG ACACGAGGGATGCACACATTAATACGTGATGCCAAAACAAATAAGCATGACTTTGTTTTCTATGCTGATCGACTTATTCGCTTG GTTGTGGAGCATGGTTTAGGTCATCTTCCTTTTACCGAAAAGCAGATACTAACTCCAACAG GATCCGTGTACACCGGAGTTGTTTTCTGTAAAAGTTTGTGTGGTGTTTCGGTCATTAGAAG CGGGGAAAGCATGGAGAATGCTCTAAGAGCATGTTGCAAGGGAATTAAAATCGGCAAAATCCTTATCCACAGAGAGGGTAATACTGGTCGACAG TTACCGTCAGACATTGCGAGCCGCCATGTGCTGTTGCTTGATCCCGTACTCGCTTCAGGGTATTCTGCAGTCAAAGCTATTTCTGTGCTGCTCAGCAAGGGTGTACCAGAATCCaacattattttcctcaacctTATTGCG GCTCCTGAGGGAATACATGCTGTTTGTAAAAGTTTCCCTAGGCTAAAGATTGTGACCTCAGAGATTGACGCCACGCTAAACGAAGATCTAAGGGTGATGCCGGGCCTGGGCGAGTTTGGAGACCGATACTTTGGCACCGGTGCAGGATGA
- the LOC113752868 gene encoding cytochrome P450 724B1 gives MTSPILSWSIVLQLAIVGFALLLGLLALISIFSKSAPLQVNQADDTPPGSLGWPLVGKTLEYLKPHKSNSTGQFLQEHCSRYGRVFKSHLFGNPTIVSCDLELNTFILQNEGKLFASSYPKSVQSILGKLSMLLVSGEQHRKIRSTAVSHIGTSKSRPDFLRYIDKLSSSLMESWKERKRVPFFKEAKEFTLHVMLKNLLDMEPGDPIAPRILQDFLTFMEGFVSLPLYIPGSPYAKAVKARTRISSTLRVIINERKTRKEGYSRGDFLDEILQKGHLDDEEEVSIVLDLLLAGYETTSGLIALVVYFLAQAPKALQQLKDEHRKLRGNKADGELLDFEDYKQMEFTMNVINEALRCGNLVKFVHRRALKDVKFREYVIPAGWKVLPVISAPHLDPVLHQHPSVFNPWRWEDEATSKKFAPFGGGLRLCPGSDLAKLETAFFLHHFVLTYSWKIKEDECPVSHPYLEFKRGLLLEIEPL, from the exons atgaCGAGCCCGATATTATCCTGGTCTATTGTGCTACAACTCGCAATTGTTGGTTTTGCTCTCTTGTTAGGACTATTAGCATTGATctccattttctcaaaatccgCCCCCCTGCAGGTTAACCAAGCAGACGATACACCTCCTGGAAGTCTGGGATGGCCCTTGGTAGGAAAGACTCTTGAATATCTCAAGCCACATAAATCAAACTCCACAGGCCAGTTCTTGCAAGAACATTGCTCTAG GTACGGGAGAGTGTTTAAATCCCATCTTTTTGGCAATCCAACCATAGTTTCATGCGATCTGGAGCTCAACACATTCATTCTGCAAAATGAAGGGAAATTGTTTGCGAGTAGCTATCCAAAATCAGTTCAAAGCATCCTTGGGAAACTATCCATGCTTCTTGTTTCCGGAGAGCAACACAGAAAGATAAGAAGCACTGCAGTGAGCCATATCGGAACGTCCAAGTCAAGACCAGACTTCCTTCGCTACATCGACAAGTTGTCAAGCTCGCTGATGGAGtcttggaaagaaagaaaacgggTTCCCTTCTTTAAAGAAGCCAAGGAG tTCACCTTGCATGTAATGTTAAAGAATCTGCTAGATATGGAGCCAGGAGATCCAATTGCTCCAAGAATACTCCAAGATTTTCTTACTTTCATGGAAGGCTTCGTTTCTCTCCCGCTGTATATACCAGGGTCCCCCTATGCCAAGGCTGTCAAG GCaagaacaagaatctcatcgaCTTTAAGAGTCATTATAAACGAAAGGAAAACGAGAAAGGAGGGATACTCAAGAGGGGACTTCTTGGACGAGATTTTGCAGAAAGGCCACTTGGATGATGAGGAGGAAGTGAGCATTGTGCTGGACCTCTTGCTAGCCGGATATGAAACCACCTCAGGACTTATTGCTCTAGTTGTCTACTTTCTTGCTCAGGCACCCAAAGCCCTCCAACAATTAAAG GATGAACACCGAAAACTGAGGGGAAACAAGGCGGACGGAGAACTCTTGGATTTTGAGGACTACAAGCAAATGGAATTCACCATGAAC GTTATAAATGAAGCCTTGCGTTGCGGCAACCTAGTCAAGTTTGTCCACAGAAGAGCTCTCAAGGACGTAAAATTCAGAG AATATGTGATTCCTGCAGGGTGGAAAGTTCTTCCTGTCATCTCTGCCCCGCATCTTGATCCAGTTCTCCATCAACATCCCTCCGTGTTCAATCCTTGGAGATGGGAA GACGAAGCAACAAGCAAAAAATTCGCGCCCTTCGGTGGTGGATTGCGACTTTGTCCCGGTTCAGATCTTGCTAAACTTGAAACCGCTTTCTTCCTACACCATTTCGTCCTAACATACAG ttggaaaataaaagaagatgAATGCCCGGTATCTCACCCCTATTTGGAGTTTAAGAGAGGCCTGCTGCTGGAGATAGAGCcgttgtga